TAATGTAACAGATGTTACactctatttatattatagttacgAAACTTTACTACATATATGTGATGTAACAAAGTTATGAAGCTATAATATTACTCCGTTATTTGTATGTTACAATAACCGAACAGTGATGTAACCACAATGTTGCGTGGTTACAcaacaattgttttatttatgttatatggatattataaaatttgaatcttGTGAGACTCTAACCTCAATCGCACAACGTACATCTCGTGCTATTAGGCGCGCTTTCCGCTAGTGGATGCTATAATGACGAAAGAGAAACGTTGTTTTCTTGCAACTTGACTTTAATCAGGTAAtcctttatgttttttaagtcaacatttattaaagattatataaaaaggtgtagaaaatgttgctgcatttaattaacatatattatttttcttatgtataatatacatcataaataacttattataatctttCCTACATTTTGTAGGTTATGTTTAGTCAGCAACAACATAATagatttataagttataaccgcctttatatattttttatttttgatactaCATGTTAATTCGATACAACACATGTATTGTGGAATTGTTGTACattgataattatacattttagatCCATCATACAATTTCGACAAAATTGTATACGCTGCTTATTCGATGCATTTTTGCacaaaatgaacaaaaaagtatGGCAAATAAAAGTTCTACTCCATCTTGCgaagcaataaatttatcgttaaaGTTAAAACTAACAGATATGTATATTACCAAACCTATTATTGACAAAATACATAGCGATATGTTTCCTGTTTTGATCCGCAcaactacatatttttatatttaaataatgtatttcttaagtaaatttaaagataatttattatttgggcTGCtagttttacatacatttctaGTTACAAAAGTCACCTAGCATATGTGTAAATCATGCAATATATAAAGGCagttataaacttataaatataatttataaagacgtatcatattaaaactaattttatattacaggaTTCTGCCAATTATTCTTACATCATTTGGACAACTgttcttcttaaaatttaaaagaacgtAAAGAATAACTGAAGTTTATAAAAGCTGAAGAAATTTTCACAAGGATTAGAACAGGTAAGAATAAACTATAGccattatatgtttttagaataaaaccCAGCAAATTAGAGATGGGAATAATCAAATGTTCCTTCTCAAGTTCCACTTTTGTGCACATTTCCAGATAATCATACGCACATCCACTGgtcattcttaaattattctacaaataaaaatatcttattttgtcTTTCGTCTCATATATGCCTATTTTGTAGTCTTTCGTCTTATACATGCCTcaatttacaaacaattaagttagagaatcaaaaatataaataaaaattctgaatgtGATCATTGTGAATGTATGAagagaattgtattaattagaataaattattttgggaACAAcagagtatttaaatactttttagtttttaatggAACTAAGAGCTTTATCAGTATATTTCTGAGGCGTATATCTGGCTGACACAAAATGCATGACAGTTACTAAATGACTAAGACTTACAGATGATCCTTGACATTCATAAACATATTTCCTATATTACAGCCTGCGACCACATCATCGGCAGGTTAGTTGAGTGATATTAGTCTGTatactttgttgtaattgtttcaGATCAGATTTcacgctttttatttatttcagtaaCAACTATCTAAAAAAGATAGTTGTACGATACCTTTAAGAGCCACACAGTTGCAATacactattaaaataaaattataacatttgtcATTATTCTCTTACCTAGCCTGCCATAAGATAATGCCATAAAATAACATACTTGAAGAACTAGGAAGTACACCTTTAGATAATCCTTTTGATATGAATTGCTCTGTCAATTCTCTATACATATAATGGTTCGCTGAGCTAAAACAGGGATGAACTTTggtgaattttttatcaatagcaTACATCAGCTTacaagaaagagaattttGGTGTAACagccaacaattttttaataatgtattaataaaatttcttactgtttctctttaaaattcgaataataaatatgataataatgatatgataATCTCATCAAATTGcttgttctttattaaatcttttgtaaAGGTTTTCTCGGAACAAGTTAGATTGTAATAGATACTTTctcacacaaaaaataaattgttcacTTCATCCTATaacttttttagtaaaattatgttatttgataCCTTCAAGGTCCACATATTCTGTTCGGCACACTGTAAATTCCAAGCTGTGAGGTTGATCTCTCTTTTACATCTTTCTTTCCTTACTCGTCTACTCTTCTACTTTACGCTCAAATagtgtttcttcctctcttgcttttaatataactaaaaataaaacataacacaaagtattcatcttatctcagaatacttactccatacaaaaaaataaaaattttgtgagacTTATCTGATTATACAATCCATAGTGTTAGactaaactttaaattaagcaCAGCCGTATTTCCCTTCAcgataaaatatgcaaattatgcataaaactGAAAACTGACTCGCTACTAACCTCGCGCACATCATCATGTTGCGGCGTTGCGCGTGCAGACGCGTGCACTGGCGCGTACAAAATAGCGAGATGCGTACAATCGTACATGCGCATGACAGTTCATTCGTACCAATCCGAATATTCTAAATacgtatttaatattctatatatgttTAGTGTATTGGTGagcgttatataatattatttattactttctttttacagaaaactGAACTCAAATGGAAGCGCTTGCACTCTCATGTCACTATCATGTCCTGACAATTTcggattttataaaactataggAGATGTGATTGACGTTGAGATTGTGATTGACATCTGGAGCAGAgctataattttgtttaacattacatgaagtttatttaatgtttttctcttattttccctcgttttttgtttttaaaagttatttttaaaatattttactaataatcataaagtataatatgtatatatttgtttagatATAAGCTtattttgttgataaatatgtgttaaatatattaagaagtttattaaaaagactatttttaatgttatctttttccttcataattatatttattttttataattttagcacTTATAATTTCCAGGAAGtcaaattcttaaattaattttacataaaacaacgAAATTGCATTCAAagagtattttttgttttatgtgaaattaatttaagtactTGACCTCCTGGGAATTATGtgctaaaatatatacatgtacatatgtaacaacactgtattttttataacagcaATATAATAGTTCATATTGCCATTACAAAACATCTCGGTTATGGTTATCTAACAGTTCAGTTCTATGTTatatttgtgttatataaCTACAACATCAcatgagtgggaaattataactaacaggaatgttacatgtaacccagacagcacatgtagattatgagaacgataataggatattgcgaaagtatattgcaatattcgtataatattagagatacgtctgtgatatggcgagtatatactcataacgtactatgtccgcgttgccttatcccatagaatttcgctggcagtttatgagaatataccgaatatatcttaagaatgttatacgtatgtctaaagtatatcttcagtatattcacaatatgtctacagtatgttcacattatatgggctcatgcataatgagaggaataaggaacaaggaattaaacatacagaattagcaagaagaaataagaagaggaattaatcatttcgcacatcaggaagctatcgcaaaaaatgaagcgtaatatctgttgaatacgctggggtgctttgggaaattatgctcagataattgtaggttataacctaaataatatatgtatatatacaatatatatatattattatagtttacgttactatattatatcttatgtacataccagagttatctgggcgtaattcctgagaaaaccacgttgtccgtgagttcgtgttcgcacgttcacaccctacacttcaccacgtgtctgcatcacacggcagacgaaaatgcgtaacgttacagatcatagatagcgttgacatgattcactttcgatattacgcggatattttggaaatatgtgatagatatacatgagatatatcataggatattttacggatgttttgagtatattagatataatctcagtatattcagtaggagttgcgaagttcagtcgctatattctaagtttatcttgaggatatatcaaaatgacattctactgagacgttatatgaatgttttacgtatattcggtatgatcacagtacattacgtatgagagtataatattcgtacgatatctggtgctgtctgggaacgTTCATGTAATATTATCTGTTACATTCCGTTTTATTGCAGCAATGTAATGGTTATATAttggtgtttgctgggatgtaacttccatgttatattgccgctataaaatgtgttcactgggaacTATCGTGCATGTCAGcacacatgcatacatatgtatatacatatatatacacacacataagtTAAAACACGTGACCAAAACGTATCCAATTATTggatttcaatgtataatatgtacaagcATGCGCGAAACATATTTCCAGACTCTTTAGAGAGAGAAGTATAGACACGGTTTCGCTTGGTATTGCCAgtccatatctataaggtctatggAGAATACCTACTTTTCTAGTGCTCTAGTGGCACTCGAAAGTGCAATAGTAtattaatgacgtctttatgtcccgattttggatgcgtgctgtctgggaaaataatcgtcagatcatgactgaaatatgactttgaaatgacgtcatcatgacgtcaattttaggtcatgtaaaaaaatggtcattttaacgacatatgaccagattgaccattttgggacgtcaaaatgacgtgggcttgctacctggggctcgattcttgaattcatttgcaagagaaacgtattcgcaaattctgttcttacagaaaagttgaaaatttattggctatcgtatgacttttaaccaataaacttgcaacttttctgttagagcgggtatttgcgcatacgttttcttgcgaatgaattcaagaatcgagcccttGGGGTTAATATCTTTCTTGTTACGCggaaattattttgatcattattttgattttgatcGTTTTggttttgatatttattaaagaataataaaaaacgcaGTTGCCATgttaaacaataatacaaattaatgtcaatttttttattttttactgattgaaGTTCACTGTTTCACTTTTCACAAGTTCACGCTAGGGAAAAGATTCATGATTGTCCCCCAGgcctaattatttaaaaaaacgttcacTTTCGATCAAGTGAGAGCGAATCACCCCTCATCCCTCCCTCtgctatgaataccggccctAAAAACTCTGCATTTAAAAACGCTATCTTGTGGGATAATTATGTACTGCTCCATAATTTTGGTGATCACGTGACTCTCGACAAGCCAATAGTAACGGCTCAGTTATCCTATACGTGGCATGGCAAGGTAAGACTCCTTTTCACGTTCGCCATTTTGACATACGGTACTTTTCGAGAGTGTTGGTTTTATGTTTTCTCGTTTCTCgtgaaaataatcttttttactgAAACGTAAGTAACGCAAGTGACGTATATGTGCAACGTGGCGTCAGCAGAGAACTCGATAGTAAGAGCGAGCCTCTGGCTGATGGATCTTTGAGAGGAATCTTTGATGATTCGTGCTGAGGAGTAGGTCGAAGGTGACAGGCAACCGGTGTACGCAGTGGCTTCGCACAAACCGCACGTTATCCTCCACCTCGTCCGCGCCTATCACGCTTCACTGGCCTTTTAAATAGTATTACCCTTTAAAACCGCATAGATCGTCGGCAAAGCAATTTGTAGCGATTGCCGAGGATATGCTGCTCCGATACTGATTGCAACTGTATTGAGAATTAACATTGATAGTGGGCAGCGTGTGCGTCTCGTGCATTTCTTGCATCGCGCGAATATCTTTTTTCCACTTTCATTATCTTACTTCAAGGTATCGAACCTATGATCCCCATCGTGAGATTCATTCGTTTGATCGATCCGTCTCGCGTCCGTTTTTTAACGCGATTAGGTTAGTTTGGATTAGTTTGCGAGGTTTTTCAACTTTGCATCGTCAAGATTGTACATGTattgtgtatgtatattataccGCGACAGGATACAAAAGATCAAAGCTTCGAAAAACTTCTCGAATCCTTCAAATATCTCTCTATCTCCtgcctctcttctctctctctctctctctctctctctctctctctctctctctctctctctcttctctttacTGATCAGCAAGTTGTCTTTCTATCATGATGTCTTCCATTTAAAGTTGCTTTTTCCTCGATTTATATAGGACACATATTTGTGTATTTCATAATCACAATTGTTAAATggcatttatacatatatactttatatctCGCACTTCGTGCATTCAGTAATCAAAGAATTGcgtttgtttatatatatacaatttcttcttttataagatatttgaaTCTATGATTTAAATTGTATCTTTgtgaatattaatgttttgtattatatcaCATTGTATCGTATAGTGGAATATATGTGACAATATATGATACAAAGATTATACTTGCCActgtattttgtattaaatagtCTTAACCTTAATATAGTAACATATCGTAATCCaaagtttaaataatcaaatatatacacaagCAATAATCTGTTATCGTTATATAGATTAATGTTAAAGTATTAGATTTTGTCTTTTAAactgattaaatatattttataataatattataaacaattttctaatgtATTACAATGATGATTATGTATAtgcttatatgtatatgtatatgtatatatgtgtatatatggaTATGTTCAGGTTCTGACATACAAGTACCAACCATGGGGAATATGTTTGCAACATTATTCAAAGGTCTCTTTGGTAAAAAGGAAATGAGGATTTTGATGGTGGGTCTTGATGCAGCGGGTAAAACCACAATTctgtacaaattaaaattagggGAAATTGTTACTACAATTCCCACTATAGGTAAGTATATgtctgtttctttttaaaacacattaaatattttgtattttattcatataaacaattttaattgtattaatttatttaattataagaaacaGTTGATTTTAGAATATTGCATATGTATCAAACACtgtactaaataaataaacacatCAAAGATAgtaatactaatatatatatatattttttttttctaggtTTCAATGTAGAAACAGtcgagtataaaaatataagttttactGTATGGGATGTGGGTGGCCAAGACAAAATAAGACCTCTGTGGCggcattattttcaaaatacacAAGTATGTATTCTGTTATTAACATTAACTATATGTGTGTGCACATGCATATCCTCCCTCCAGTCATCATTGCCATCACTACTACCTCAACACAAACAAAACAGAggcaaaattatatcaaaattggATATCTCTCCctcatatttctcttttttaagtgttttatTGCATTGAATTACACctggatatttataatatttaaattaataaaaaaattatacttagtACCAAGATTGTCAGACCAAATAGGTGATTTTAACTTTAtctatatgtttaaaacatcGGTTGGAGAATTAACTTACTattattgtgtaatattttcattttatattgattttacttCATCATTGTTACATCTTTCCATATTTTATAGGGATTGATATTCGTGGTTGATAGTAATGATAGGGAACGTATCGGTGAAGCGCGTGAAGAGTTGATGAGAATGCTGGCAGAAGATGAACTTAGAGATGCGGTACTTCTCATATTTGCGAACAAGCAAGTAAGTAGAACCTTTCGTCATTTGTGATTGAAAAAAGGGACGATATTGAGAATAAGTAACATTGCAGGATCTGCCAAACGCAATGAACGCAGCGGAGATCACCGACAAGTTGGGATTACATTCTCTGCGTAATCGCAATTGGTATATCCAGGCGACGTGTGCCACGAGCGGAGACGGACTTTACGAAGGCCTCGATTGGCTTTCCAATCAGCTGAAAAATGCCAACCGCTAATCGGAAAAATTACTCTGTCAACATTCAGTTGCTATTAA
This sequence is a window from Monomorium pharaonis isolate MP-MQ-018 chromosome 3, ASM1337386v2, whole genome shotgun sequence. Protein-coding genes within it:
- the LOC105834779 gene encoding ADP-ribosylation factor 1, whose translation is MGNMFATLFKGLFGKKEMRILMVGLDAAGKTTILYKLKLGEIVTTIPTIGFNVETVEYKNISFTVWDVGGQDKIRPLWRHYFQNTQGLIFVVDSNDRERIGEAREELMRMLAEDELRDAVLLIFANKQDLPNAMNAAEITDKLGLHSLRNRNWYIQATCATSGDGLYEGLDWLSNQLKNANR